A region of Vigna radiata var. radiata cultivar VC1973A chromosome 10, Vradiata_ver6, whole genome shotgun sequence DNA encodes the following proteins:
- the LOC106776063 gene encoding root phototropism protein 2 encodes MATPNNRLSLAMERTGQWVFSQDIPTDVIVQVGETTFSLHKFMLVSKSNYIRKLILESDESELTRIDLSDMPGGPAIFEKTAKFCYGVNFEITVNNVAVLRCAAEFLEMTDQYCENNLAGRTEEFLTKVAFFTLTGAVTVLKSCHNLLPYADDIKIVKRCVEAVSAKACSEANFPSCSPPNWWTEELTVLDMDFFSRVIAAMKQRGAKTLTVAAALITYAERTLRDLVRNHTGNGIRSSDSGDSDSKSKQRKLLESIVDLFPAEKGAFPIHFLCCILRCAIYLRASTACKTELEKRISSTFEHVTVDDLLVLSFTYDGERLFDLESVRRIISGFAESQRANAVFSTGESKEPCSAAMQRVAKTVDVYLGEIAAHGDLSISKFNGIAVLIPKSARKVDDDLYRAVDIYLKAHPKLDEIEREKVCSVMDPLKLSYEARVHASQNKRLPVQIVLHALYYDQLRLRSGAEEREVAKDKNELHMDVSLVRENEELRTELLKMKMYISDLQNKNVNNDENTHGNGTTSSGTTKRTFFSSVSKTLGRLNPFRNGSKDTTHLEDGNIDLSKPRRRRFSVS; translated from the exons ATGGCGACTCCCAATAATAGGCTCTCTCTCGCCATGGAGAGAACCGGGCAATG GGTTTTCTCCCAAGACATACCAACTGATGTTATAGTTCAAGTTGGAGAAACGACTTTCTCGCTCCACAAA TTTATGCTCGTTTCAAAGAGCAACTACATAAGAAAACTGATACTGGAATCAGATGAGAGCGAGCTCACCAGAATCGACCTCTCTGATATGCCAGGAGGTCCTGCAATCTTCGAGAAAACCGCAAAATTCTGTTACGGCGTCAACTTTGAAATAACCGTCAACAACGTCGCCGTTTTGAGATGCGCCGCGGAGTTCCTTGAGATGACGGATCAGTATTGCGAAAATAACCTCGCGGGGCGGACGGAGGAGTTTCTCACGAAGGTAGCATTCTTCACGCTCACCGGCGCCGTCACCGTCCTGAAGTCCTGTCACAACCTCCTCCCCTACGCGGATGATATCAAAATCGTGAAACGCTGCGTCGAGGCCGTCAGCGCCAAGGCCTGCAGCGAAGCCAATTTTCCCAGCTGCTCGCCCCCTAACTGGTGGACGGAGGAGCTAACCGTTCTAGACATGGACTTCTTCAGCAGAGTAATTGCTGCCATGAAGCAACGCGGCGCAAAGACTCTAACCGTAGCTGCCGCGCTTATCACTTATGCAGAGCGAACACTACGAGATCTCGTCCGGAATCACACAGGCAATGGGATTCGCTCGTCAGATTCTGGAGATTCCGACTCCAAATCTAAACAACGCAAGCTTCTCGAGTCAATCGTGGATCTCTTTCCAGCTGAGAAAGGAGCGTTTCCGATCCATTTCCTGTGCTGCATCCTCCGCTGCGCAATTTACCTCCGTGCCTCCACTGCCTGCAAAACTGAGCTCGAGAAGCGGATTTCCTCCACTTTCGAACACGTGACAGTGGATGACCTACTCGTGCTCTCCTTTACCTACGACGGTGAGAGACTCTTCGATCTCGAAAGTGTCCGCAGAATAATTTCGGGATTTGCGGAAAGTCAAAGAGCCAACGCGGTTTTCTCCACAGGCGAGTCCAAAGAGCCTTGCTCCGCGGCTATGCAGCGCGTGGCAAAAACAGTGGACGTTTATCTCGGCGAGATCGCCGCCCACGGCGATCTAAGCATTTCGAAGTTCAACGGCATCGCAGTCCTGATTCCTAAAAGCGCACGTAAGGTTGATGACGATCTATACCGCGCCGTAGATATCTACCTGAAG GCGCATCCGAAGCTGGatgagatagagagagagaaggtgTGCAGCGTGATGGATCCGTTGAAACTTTCATACGAGGCGCGTGTGCACGCGTCGCAGAACAAGCGTTTGCCGGTACAGATTGTGCTGCATGCGCTGTACTACGACCAGTTGCGGCTGCGGAGTGGAGCGGAGGAGCGTGAAGTGGCGAAGGATAAAAATGAGCTTCATATGGATGTTTCGTTGGTGAGAGAGAACGAGGAGTTGAGAACGGAGTTACTGAAGATGAAGATGTACATTTCAGATTTGCAGAATAAGAACGTTAATAACGACGAGAACACTCATGGCAATGGAACGACATCGTCCGGAACAACAAAAAGAACATTCTTCTCTTCCGTTTCGAAAACGCTGGGGAGGTTGAACCCGTTCAGAAACGGGTCCAAGGACACTACCCATTTGGAAGATGGGAACATTGATTTGTCCAAGCCTAGAAGGAGAAGGTTCTCAGTGTCTTAA
- the LOC106775924 gene encoding 26S proteasome regulatory subunit 6B homolog — translation MGSSAMVLDPKPSSEPPPSFPATKSDYLQGGFGGGETDEDDLYSRLKSLQRQLEFIDIQEEYVKDEQKNLKRELLRAQEEVKRIQSVPLVIGQFMEMVDQNNGIVGSTTGSNYYVRILSTINRELLKPSASVALHRHSNALVDVLPPEADSSISLLSQSEKPDVTYNDIGGCDIQKQEIREAVELPLTHHELYKQIGIDPPRGVLLYGPPGTGKTMLAKAVANHTTAAFIRVVGSEFVQKYLGEGPRMVRDVFRLAKENAPAIIFIDEVDAIATARFDAQTGADREVQRILMELLNQMDGFDQTVNVKVIMATNRADTLDPALLRPGRLDRKIEFPLPDRRQKRLVFQVCTAKMNLSDEVDLEDYVSRPDKISAAEIAAICQEAGMHAVRKNRYVILPKDFEKGYRTNVKKPDTDFEFYK, via the exons ATGGGTTCCTCCGCGATGGTATTGGACCCAAAACCCTCGTCGGAGCCACCGCCATCGTTCCCGGCGACAAAATCCGACTACCTCCAGGGCGGCTTTGGTGGCGGCGAAACAGACGAGGACGACCTCTATAGTCGCCTCAAGTCTCTCCAGCGCCAGCTCGAGTTCATCGATATTCAGGAGGAGTATGTAAAGGACGAGCAGAAGAATCTGAAGCGCGAGTTGCTGCGGGCGCAGGAGGAGGTGAAGCGGATCCAGTCCGTGCCGCTAGTGATTGGCCAGTTCATGGAGATGGTGGACCAGAACAACGGCATCGTCGGATCAACCACCGGATCCAACTACTACGTACGGATCCTCAGCACGATCAACCGCGAGCTGCTCAAACCCTCTGCCTCCGTTGCGCTCCACCGCCACTCCAACGCCCTTGTCGACGTCCTTCCGCCGGAGGCTGATTCCAGTATTTCGCTCCTCAGTCAGTCTGAGAAGCCCGACGTCACTTATAAT GACATTGGAGGATGTGATATCCAGAAACAGGAAATCCGTGAGGCTGTTGAGCTACCCCTTACACATCATGAACTATACAAGCAAATTGGTATTGACCCTCCTCGTGGTGTATTACTGTATGGACCTCCTGGCACTGGCAAAACAATGCTTGCCAAGGCTGTTGCTAATCACACCACTGCTGCCTTCATCAGGGTTGTGGGATCTGAATTTGTGCAGAAGTATCTTGGTGAG GGTCCAAGAATGGTTCGTGATGTATTTCGTCTTGCAAAAGAGAATGCCCCtgcaattatatttattgatgaGGTTGATGCAATAGCCACTGCTAGATTTGATGCCCAAACTGGTGCTGACAGAGAAGTACAGCGTATCCTTATGGAACTTTTAAATCAG ATGGATGGTTTTGATCAAACAGTTAATGTTAAAGTCATAATGGCAACTAATAGAGCAGACACTTTGGACCCTGCTCTTCTGCGTCCTGGAAGGCTTGATCGTAAAATTGAGTTTCCTTTGCCTGATCGACGGCAGAAGAGGCTTGTATTTCAG GTTTGCACAGCCAAGATGAACTTGAGTGATGAGGTAGACCTGGAGGATTATGTTTCCCGTCCTGACAAAATCAGTGCAGCTGAG ATAGCAGCTATTTGTCAAGAAGCTGGAATGCATGCTGTTCGTAAGAATAGATATGTCATATTGCCAAAGGACTTTGAGAAGGGATATAGGACAAACGTGAAGAAGCCCGATACCGACTTCGAATTTTACAAGTGA